In Porites lutea chromosome 9, jaPorLute2.1, whole genome shotgun sequence, a single window of DNA contains:
- the LOC140947308 gene encoding zinc metalloproteinase nas-15-like: MKWLYVFALYVAFAAASETPDENEGVYNPDLYEGDMILTPDQRMAAEMGLDVDNPLGRGLSENRKWPDGKLVYSIDPSLAQDSRAMDAIRAGMQEWTSSTCIGFKRRTDEKDYVYFKPGSGCSSYVGKTGYRQDINLARGCWYRGVVAHEIGHALGFYHEQSRPDRDNYVTIMWDNIIEGYKFNFHTYHRGTTDSLGTKYDYGSVMHYGSRAFSKNGKPTIVAKKSGVVIGQRRGISAVDAEQMNRLYKCGGAGGVGSTCVDKSRWCKYWTRHCSNQKYVIDNCKRTCNRC, from the exons ATGAAGTGGCTGTACGTTTTTGCATTGTACGTAGCCTTTGCTGCCGCATCCGAAACACCTGACG AGAATGAGGGTGTGTATAATCCAGACCTGTATGAAGGTGACATGATTTTGACGCCTGATCAACGCATGGCGGCAGAAATGGGACTGGATGTAGACAATCCCTTGGGAAGAGGCTTGAGTGAAAACAGAAAGTGGCCTGACGGCAAGTTGGTTTATTCCATCGACCCAAGTCTAG CTCAAGATTCCAGAGCCATGGACGCCATTAGAGCAGGAATGCAGGAATGGACGAGTTCGACTTGCATTGGCTTCAAGAGGAGAACAGATGAGAAGGATTATGTGTATTTTAAACCTGGCTCAGG TTGCTCATCTTATGTTGGAAAAACTGGTTACCGTCAGGATATAAACCTCGCCCGTGGGTGCTGGTACCGGGGAGTTGTTGCTCATGAAATCG GGCACGCATTGGGATTCTATCACGAACAGTCACGTCCTGACAGGGATAATTACGTCACTATTATGTGGGACAACATCATTGAAG GATACAAGTTTAATTTCCATACGTACCACCGAGGAACAACTGACTCGCTGGGAACTAAGTATGATTACGGAAGTGTGATGCATTATGGGAGCAGAGCTTTtagcaaaaatggaaaacctacGATCGTCGCCAAGAAATCTGGG gTTGTAATCGGTCAGCGGAGAGGTATTAGTGCAGTAGACGCAGAACAAATGAACCGCCTTTACAAGTGTGGTGGAGCCGGAGGCGTTG GAAGTACATGCGTGGACAAGAGCCGATGGTGCAAATATTGGACAAGACATTGCAGTAACCAAAAATACGTAATCGATAACTGCAAGAGGACCTGCAATCGATGCTGA